From Erigeron canadensis isolate Cc75 chromosome 8, C_canadensis_v1, whole genome shotgun sequence, one genomic window encodes:
- the LOC122578209 gene encoding vesicle-associated membrane protein 711: MTILYTLVARGSVVLAEFSSTQTNATTISRQILDKIPGNNDMNVSYSQDRYIFHVKRTDGLTVLCMADDVAGRRIPFAFLEDIHQRFVRTYGRAVLSAQAYGMNDEFSRVLSQQMEYYSNDPNADRINRLKGEMGQVRTVMIENIDKVLERGDRLELLVDKTANMQTNTLRFRKQTRRYRSTVWWRNVKLTVALILLILVIIYVVLAFVCHGVTLPSCI, encoded by the exons ATGACAATCCTTTACACGCTTGTTGCCAGGGGATCTGTTGTCTTGGCGGAATTCAGCAGCACCCAAACCAACGCCACCACAATTTCCAGACAAATTCTTGACAAAATCCCAGGAAATAATGACATGAATGTTTCTTATTCTCAAGATCGTTATATTTTTCATGTTAAACGTACTGATGGTCTCACTGTTCTTTGTATGGCTGATGATGTTGCCGGAA GGCGAATTCCGTTTGCTTTTCTTGAAGATATTCATCAGAGATTTGTGAGGACTTACGGGCGAGCGGTTTTATCTGCCCAAGCTTATGGTATGAATGATGAGTTTTCCAGGGTTCTTAGCCAACAAATGGAGTATTACTCTAACGATCCTAATGCTGATAGGATTAACCGATTAAAAGGTGAAATGGGTCAG GTACGCACTGTGATGATTGAGAATATTGACAAGGTATTAGAGAGAGGTGATCGGTTGGAGTTGCTTGTAGATAAAACTGCCAATATGCAAACAAATACGCTGCGCTTCAGAAAGCAAACTCGCCGATACAGAAGTACAGTTTGGTGGAGAAATGTCAAGCTCAC GGTTGCTCTCATCTTGCTTATCCTGGTGATTATATACGTTGTATTGGCATTTGTTTGCCATGGGGTTACACTTCCTAGTTGTATATAA